In Vibrio japonicus, one DNA window encodes the following:
- the moaA gene encoding GTP 3',8-cyclase MoaA has protein sequence MAQQFEDRFHRKFYYLRLSVTDVCNFKCTYCLPDGYKPSGQKNSSFLTLPEIKRVVRAFADCGTSKVRITGGEPSLRKDFTDIIHTVAQTDGINKIATTTNGYRMQKHVADWREAGLTDINVSVDSLDPRMFHQITGENKFAQVMAGIERAFEIGYKQIKVNVVLMKDVNSNELPAFLNWIKDRPIQLRFIELMQTGEMDELFQKHHVSGVGIRNHLIANGWLLKVRAKNDGPAQVFVHPDYQGEIGLIMPYEKDFCESCNRLRVSAKGKLHLCLFGEHGVELRDLLQQDSQEEALIQRIQAQLQTKSVSHFLHDGNSGMTPHLASIGG, from the coding sequence GTGGCGCAACAATTCGAAGATAGATTTCATCGCAAATTTTATTATTTGCGACTTTCCGTTACAGACGTATGTAACTTTAAATGTACTTACTGCTTACCTGATGGCTATAAGCCTTCGGGGCAAAAAAACTCGTCTTTTTTAACCCTTCCTGAGATCAAGCGTGTTGTTCGTGCGTTTGCAGATTGTGGTACGTCAAAGGTGCGTATTACAGGTGGCGAGCCAAGTTTACGTAAAGATTTCACTGACATCATTCATACTGTCGCTCAGACCGATGGTATCAATAAAATCGCAACGACGACGAACGGTTATCGCATGCAAAAGCATGTGGCTGATTGGCGTGAAGCTGGCCTAACCGATATCAACGTGAGCGTAGATAGCCTAGATCCCCGCATGTTTCACCAAATTACAGGTGAAAATAAATTCGCTCAAGTCATGGCCGGTATCGAGCGTGCGTTTGAAATTGGATATAAGCAAATCAAGGTTAACGTTGTCTTGATGAAAGATGTGAATTCCAATGAGCTACCCGCTTTTTTGAACTGGATAAAAGACAGACCCATTCAACTCCGCTTCATCGAACTGATGCAGACAGGCGAAATGGATGAACTGTTCCAAAAACATCACGTTTCAGGTGTCGGTATTCGTAATCACCTTATTGCCAATGGCTGGTTATTGAAAGTTCGAGCCAAAAACGATGGGCCCGCGCAGGTTTTTGTTCACCCTGATTATCAAGGTGAAATTGGCTTGATCATGCCGTACGAAAAAGACTTTTGTGAAAGTTGTAATCGCCTTCGCGTGTCAGCAAAGGGTAAGTTGCATCTATGCCTATTTGGTGAGCACGGTGTTGAGTTGCGTGATTTACTTCAGCAAGATTCGCAAGAAGAAGCATTGATTCAAAGAATTCAGGCTCAGCTGCAAACGAAATCCGTCAGTCACTTCCTTCATGATGGCAATTCAGGCATGACACCGCACTTAGCGTCTATTGGCGGCTAA
- the moaB gene encoding molybdenum cofactor biosynthesis protein B — protein MGHAESKFQPANIAVLTVSDTRTEENDTSGRYLVEHAQDAGHNIVDKKIVIDDMYKIRAIVSQWIADEGVQAVMITGGTGFTSRDSTPEALKPLFDKEVEGFGELFRMVSYEEIGTSTIQSRAIAGFANHTVIFAMPGSTGACRTGWTKIIKQQLDASHRPCNFMPHLAV, from the coding sequence ATGGGTCACGCAGAAAGCAAATTTCAACCAGCAAACATTGCAGTATTAACGGTATCCGATACGCGTACAGAAGAGAACGACACGTCGGGACGTTACCTAGTTGAGCACGCACAAGACGCGGGCCACAACATTGTTGATAAGAAAATTGTTATTGATGATATGTACAAGATTCGTGCAATCGTCTCTCAGTGGATTGCAGATGAAGGTGTGCAAGCGGTGATGATCACTGGAGGAACGGGTTTTACTTCTCGTGACAGTACGCCTGAAGCGCTAAAGCCTCTGTTTGATAAAGAAGTGGAAGGCTTTGGTGAACTATTCCGCATGGTTTCATATGAAGAGATCGGTACGTCAACGATCCAATCTCGCGCTATTGCTGGTTTTGCGAATCATACCGTGATTTTCGCCATGCCTGGTTCCACAGGTGCATGTCGTACAGGCTGGACGAAAATCATTAAGCAGCAGTTGGATGCAAGCCACCGCCCATGTAACTTTATGCCTCATCTGGCTGTATAA
- the moaC gene encoding cyclic pyranopterin monophosphate synthase MoaC, with amino-acid sequence MSEFTHINASGEANMVDVSAKAETVREARAEAFVHMAPETLQLIVSGQHHKGDVFATARIAGIQAAKKTWDLIPLCHPLLLSKVEVQLEAIESENMVRIESVCKLAGKTGVEMEALTAASVAALTIYDMCKAVQKDMVIGQVRLLEKTGGKSGHFKVEA; translated from the coding sequence GTGAGCGAATTTACTCATATTAATGCCTCTGGCGAAGCGAACATGGTGGACGTGTCAGCAAAAGCAGAAACCGTGCGTGAAGCACGCGCCGAAGCATTTGTTCATATGGCACCAGAAACGTTGCAACTGATTGTTTCCGGACAACACCACAAAGGCGATGTGTTTGCCACTGCGCGTATCGCGGGTATTCAAGCGGCAAAAAAAACGTGGGATTTAATTCCATTGTGCCACCCATTGCTGTTGTCAAAAGTGGAAGTTCAGCTTGAAGCAATCGAATCTGAAAACATGGTTCGCATTGAGTCGGTATGTAAACTGGCTGGAAAAACGGGTGTTGAGATGGAAGCATTGACCGCAGCATCGGTTGCAGCTTTAACTATCTATGACATGTGTAAAGCCGTACAGAAAGACATGGTGATCGGTCAGGTTCGTTTACTCGAAAAGACAGGTGGAAAGTCGGGTCATTTTAAGGTGGAAGCATGA
- the moaD gene encoding molybdopterin synthase sulfur carrier subunit, giving the protein MIKVLFFAQTRELVGTDELTVDAQFETVEALRAHLATQEGKWDLALELGKLLAAVNQSIVPLDHALVEGDEVAFFPPVTGG; this is encoded by the coding sequence ATGATAAAAGTACTGTTTTTTGCTCAAACTCGCGAACTTGTGGGAACGGATGAATTAACGGTTGATGCCCAATTCGAAACCGTCGAAGCGTTACGAGCGCATTTGGCTACGCAAGAAGGAAAATGGGATTTAGCGCTTGAGCTGGGAAAACTTTTGGCCGCAGTGAATCAATCCATCGTACCGTTAGATCATGCTCTGGTTGAAGGTGATGAAGTGGCGTTTTTTCCTCCAGTAACGGGAGGGTGA
- the moaE gene encoding molybdopterin synthase catalytic subunit MoaE, translating into MDSRVSVQFDDFSVGAEYESLALGTASGAVVTFVGKVRDMNLGDNVTGLSLEHYPGMTEKALGEICDEAEKRWPLNQIRVIHRVGDLDIGDQIVFVGVSSAHRGAAFEACEFIMDYLKTKAPFWKKERTTEATRWVESRDSDAQAAQRWHNK; encoded by the coding sequence ATGGATAGCCGTGTTTCTGTTCAGTTTGACGATTTTTCTGTTGGAGCTGAGTACGAAAGTTTAGCGCTCGGGACAGCATCAGGTGCTGTGGTCACGTTTGTTGGTAAAGTTCGGGATATGAACTTAGGCGACAATGTGACTGGTTTGTCTTTAGAGCACTATCCGGGTATGACAGAAAAAGCATTAGGCGAGATCTGTGATGAGGCCGAAAAGCGCTGGCCACTCAATCAAATTCGGGTCATTCATAGAGTGGGCGACCTTGATATCGGTGATCAAATTGTGTTTGTTGGGGTGTCTAGCGCCCACCGAGGTGCGGCCTTTGAGGCGTGTGAATTCATCATGGATTACCTGAAAACCAAAGCGCCGTTTTGGAAAAAAGAACGCACGACCGAGGCAACCCGCTGGGTTGAATCAAGAGATTCCGATGCGCAAGCCGCGCAGAGATGGCACAACAAGTAG
- a CDS encoding CBS domain-containing protein, translating to MESLKVKDYMTLQAVTFTPDMSLSAALHKVLDSRYLGGPVLDENKRVVGFLSGQDLLEKLLKVSYYCQDTHIVKDCMHPEVLSVGPETSIIALAEMMTKDKPKVYPVIDSNEKLVGIITRRDVLRAIGKNIDECFKHPV from the coding sequence ATGGAATCACTAAAAGTAAAAGACTACATGACACTGCAGGCGGTAACTTTCACACCAGACATGTCATTAAGCGCCGCACTTCACAAAGTTTTGGATTCAAGGTATCTAGGTGGTCCCGTACTTGATGAGAACAAGCGAGTTGTTGGCTTTCTATCGGGTCAAGACTTACTGGAAAAACTGCTTAAGGTATCTTACTACTGCCAAGACACACACATTGTTAAAGATTGTATGCATCCTGAAGTGCTTTCTGTTGGGCCTGAAACATCGATCATCGCTTTAGCTGAAATGATGACGAAAGACAAACCTAAGGTATACCCGGTTATTGATTCAAATGAGAAACTGGTTGGTATTATTACGCGCAGAGATGTATTAAGAGCGATTGGTAAAAATATTGATGAGTGTTTCAAGCATCCCGTTTAA
- a CDS encoding zinc/cadmium/mercury/lead-transporting ATPase: MCTKHHACRSKKIALNPSHVGSCSSPKILSIAPAGVESTGQDGCSSTSCSSGCDPIDEDADPRLDETSPFTHSWKIDGMDCPSCAQKIETAVNKIDGVLQSQVLFTTQKLVVNASHSGVVQLVEKTIIDTGFSFGQLSSTYVSDSSSGWRNILLKNKSIIAIASSMAVAAALKPTFPQVSEWLFVLTCLIGLYPIGKKAISLAKSGTPFAIETLMSVAALGALYLGETAEAAMVLLLFLIGEQLESFAAYKARSGVQALMKLVPETATKIVNGQRVNVPASDLQPNDVIEVSPGGRLPADGRLEFGNASFDESALTGESIPVERSQGDSVMAGAVAVDKVVRFVVTSKQGENAIDRILHLIEEAESRKAPLERFLDRFSRWYTPLMMVVALLVITIPPLAFGQPWETWTYRGLALLLIACPCALVISTPAAITSGLAAAARRGALIKGGAALEQLGKVEAVAFDKTGTLTKGEPEVTDVIALNGWDEHQILERMASIELGSSHPLAISLVNRARQLQIEIPESSDKQALVGIGVTGFINGVRYSAMAPSKLDLELSPELNKNIHRLEEQGKTVVIAIEDNHLPIGIIAWQDTLRDDSAKSVAVLKQLGVKAVMLTGDNPRSARAIGDQIGIDYQASLSPQDKVTYVEKLSQQVHVAMVGDGINDAPAMKAANIGIAMGSGTDVALETADAAITHNRLIELVGMIELSRATLSNIHQNIALALGLKGVFLVTSLLGITGLWVAVLADSGATAIVTLNALRLLRFKSKLTS; this comes from the coding sequence ATGTGCACAAAACATCATGCATGCCGTTCAAAAAAAATAGCACTTAACCCTTCTCATGTGGGTTCATGCTCCAGCCCCAAAATATTATCTATTGCACCAGCTGGTGTGGAAAGTACGGGTCAAGACGGTTGTTCATCGACCAGTTGTTCCAGCGGGTGCGATCCTATTGATGAGGATGCAGACCCCAGATTAGACGAGACTTCACCGTTTACTCATAGTTGGAAAATTGATGGGATGGATTGCCCATCTTGCGCCCAAAAAATCGAAACAGCCGTCAACAAAATCGATGGTGTATTACAATCCCAAGTGCTCTTTACTACGCAAAAGCTGGTGGTCAATGCCAGTCATTCTGGCGTTGTTCAATTGGTTGAGAAAACCATCATCGACACAGGCTTCTCCTTTGGCCAGCTCTCATCTACTTACGTAAGTGATTCGTCTTCCGGTTGGCGAAACATCTTACTCAAGAACAAATCCATTATTGCGATTGCCTCGTCAATGGCCGTCGCTGCTGCTTTAAAACCTACGTTTCCTCAGGTAAGTGAATGGTTGTTTGTACTGACCTGTTTGATTGGCCTTTACCCGATAGGTAAGAAAGCCATTTCACTGGCGAAATCAGGTACGCCTTTTGCGATAGAAACCTTAATGAGTGTAGCTGCTCTAGGCGCTCTCTATTTGGGTGAGACTGCCGAAGCTGCAATGGTGTTGCTGCTGTTTTTAATTGGTGAACAGCTGGAATCATTCGCGGCCTATAAAGCACGAAGTGGTGTGCAAGCGTTGATGAAGTTGGTTCCAGAAACGGCGACTAAGATAGTTAACGGTCAAAGAGTCAATGTTCCTGCCAGTGATTTACAGCCAAATGATGTGATTGAAGTCTCTCCCGGAGGTAGGCTCCCAGCGGATGGTCGCCTTGAGTTCGGCAATGCAAGTTTCGATGAAAGCGCGCTTACGGGTGAGTCAATTCCTGTCGAGCGAAGTCAAGGCGACAGTGTGATGGCGGGTGCCGTTGCGGTGGATAAAGTCGTGCGTTTTGTGGTCACCTCTAAGCAGGGGGAGAATGCGATTGACCGTATTTTGCACCTCATAGAAGAAGCTGAATCACGCAAAGCGCCATTGGAACGTTTTCTTGATAGATTTAGTCGTTGGTATACACCGCTAATGATGGTGGTAGCACTGCTTGTTATTACGATTCCTCCGCTTGCTTTCGGACAGCCTTGGGAAACATGGACTTACCGTGGTTTGGCTTTATTGTTGATTGCTTGTCCATGTGCGTTAGTCATCTCCACTCCTGCAGCGATTACATCTGGTCTTGCTGCCGCAGCGCGTAGAGGTGCTTTGATTAAAGGGGGAGCCGCTCTAGAACAGCTAGGGAAAGTTGAGGCGGTTGCATTTGATAAAACAGGCACACTGACAAAAGGTGAGCCAGAAGTCACCGATGTCATTGCTTTGAACGGGTGGGATGAACATCAAATACTAGAAAGAATGGCTTCAATTGAGCTTGGCTCCAGTCATCCACTTGCCATTTCACTTGTGAATAGAGCAAGGCAATTACAGATAGAGATCCCAGAGTCGTCAGACAAACAAGCGTTGGTCGGTATCGGGGTCACTGGATTCATCAATGGTGTCCGCTACAGTGCAATGGCACCGAGCAAACTGGATTTAGAACTCAGCCCTGAGCTAAATAAGAACATTCACCGGTTGGAAGAGCAGGGAAAAACCGTTGTCATAGCGATTGAAGATAACCATCTCCCCATTGGTATCATTGCTTGGCAAGACACATTACGTGACGATTCAGCGAAGTCGGTGGCGGTCTTAAAGCAGCTGGGTGTAAAAGCAGTCATGTTAACTGGGGACAACCCCCGTAGTGCTCGTGCGATTGGTGATCAAATCGGTATTGATTATCAAGCCAGTTTGTCACCTCAAGACAAAGTCACTTATGTTGAAAAGTTGTCACAGCAGGTCCATGTTGCCATGGTCGGTGACGGTATCAATGATGCGCCTGCGATGAAGGCAGCAAATATCGGCATTGCAATGGGGAGTGGAACCGATGTTGCTTTGGAAACGGCCGATGCAGCGATAACGCATAACAGGTTGATAGAGCTAGTAGGGATGATAGAGCTATCCCGTGCTACGCTCAGTAATATCCACCAGAATATAGCATTGGCGTTAGGCCTAAAAGGTGTCTTTCTCGTTACAAGCTTATTAGGAATAACTGGGCTCTGGGTTGCCGTGTTGGCTGACAGTGGAGCAACGGCTATTGTGACTTTGAACGCGCTGCGCCTGCTTCGCTTTAAATCAAAGCTAACCAGTTAA
- the udp gene encoding uridine phosphorylase, producing MSQAVFHLGVTEADLAGATLAIIPGDPARVQKIAEQMENPVFLASQREYTLYRAELDGKPVVVCSTGIGGPSTSIAVEELAQLGVRTFLRVGTTGAIQPHVNVGDMIVTTGSVRLDGASLHFAPMEFPAVADFEVATAMKAAVEESGATVHMGVTASSDTFYPGQERYDTFTGRVVKRFQGSMKEWQDMGVLNFEMESATLLTMCASSGLKAGCVAGVIINRTQKEIPDHSTLKETEARSIKVVVEAARKML from the coding sequence ATGTCTCAAGCTGTTTTCCACCTAGGTGTTACCGAAGCGGATCTTGCTGGTGCTACTCTAGCCATTATTCCAGGTGACCCAGCTCGCGTACAAAAAATCGCAGAACAAATGGAAAATCCAGTATTCTTAGCAAGCCAGCGTGAATACACGCTTTACCGTGCAGAGCTAGACGGCAAACCTGTTGTAGTATGTTCAACGGGCATCGGTGGTCCTTCGACGTCTATCGCGGTAGAAGAACTTGCACAACTTGGTGTTCGCACTTTCCTACGTGTTGGTACTACTGGTGCGATTCAGCCACACGTAAATGTGGGCGATATGATTGTGACAACGGGGTCTGTTCGCCTTGATGGTGCGAGCCTACACTTTGCGCCAATGGAATTCCCAGCGGTGGCTGATTTTGAAGTAGCGACAGCAATGAAAGCGGCAGTAGAAGAGTCAGGGGCAACGGTACACATGGGTGTGACGGCTTCGAGTGATACTTTCTACCCAGGTCAGGAGCGTTACGATACCTTCACTGGTCGCGTAGTAAAACGTTTCCAAGGCTCTATGAAAGAGTGGCAAGACATGGGTGTACTGAACTTTGAAATGGAATCTGCAACGTTGCTAACGATGTGTGCAAGTTCTGGCCTAAAAGCGGGCTGTGTAGCGGGCGTGATCATCAACCGCACGCAAAAAGAGATCCCTGATCACTCAACGCTAAAAGAGACAGAAGCACGTTCTATTAAAGTGGTTGTCGAAGCCGCTCGTAAAATGCTGTAA
- the metG gene encoding methionine--tRNA ligase gives MANDPRNFPSRKMLVTCALPYANGSIHLGHMLEHIQADIWVRYQRLRGNTVNFICADDAHGTPIMLKAQQMGMTPEEMIAAVSEEHQKDFAGFDISFDNYHSTHSEENRELASHIYLELKKNGFISSRTISQLFDPEKEMFLPDRFVKGTCPKCKSEDQYGDNCDNCGETYSPTELINPKSAVSGATPVMKDSEHFFFDLPQFESMLKEWTRSGSLQSETANKMQEWFESGLQQWDISRDAPYFGFEIPGEKDKFFYVWLDAPIGYMGSFKNLCNKRDDLDFDEYWNKDSKTELYHFIGKDIVYFHSLFWPAMLEGSGFRKPNNVFVHGYVTVNGAKMSKSKGTFVKASTYLEHLDPECLRYYYAAKLNSRIDDLDLNLEDFTQRVNADVVNKIVNLASRNAGFIAKRFEGKLSDNFAEPELYNEFVAAADRIAELYETREFGRAIREITALADKANQYVDEKAPWVVAKEEGKDQELQEICSVGINLFRVLMTYLKPVMPALAARTEAFLNEELTWENIAAPLTGHEITKFKALFNRIDPKNIEAMIEASKEDAAAEMAAKEKAEAEKNKASQTELDKDPIADEIEFDAFAAVDMRIARIISCEEVPKADKLLKFQLDIGGETRQVFSGIKSAYKPEELEGKLTVMVANLKPRKMKFGMSEGMILAAGPGGSELWILEPHEGAQPGMRVM, from the coding sequence ATGGCAAACGATCCAAGAAACTTTCCTTCAAGGAAAATGCTGGTAACTTGTGCCCTTCCGTACGCTAACGGTTCGATCCACCTTGGTCATATGCTTGAGCATATCCAAGCGGACATTTGGGTTCGTTACCAACGCCTACGCGGCAACACTGTAAACTTCATCTGTGCTGACGATGCTCACGGCACGCCAATCATGCTTAAAGCGCAACAGATGGGTATGACTCCAGAAGAGATGATTGCCGCAGTTAGCGAAGAGCACCAAAAAGACTTTGCTGGCTTTGATATCAGCTTTGACAACTACCACAGCACGCACTCTGAAGAGAACCGCGAGCTGGCTTCACACATCTACCTTGAGCTGAAGAAAAACGGCTTTATCTCTAGCCGCACGATTTCTCAGCTGTTCGACCCTGAAAAAGAGATGTTCCTACCGGATCGTTTCGTAAAAGGCACATGCCCTAAGTGTAAGTCTGAAGACCAGTACGGTGACAACTGCGATAACTGTGGTGAAACTTATAGCCCGACAGAACTGATCAATCCAAAATCGGCAGTTTCTGGCGCGACGCCAGTCATGAAAGATTCTGAGCATTTCTTCTTCGATCTGCCTCAATTTGAAAGCATGCTAAAAGAGTGGACTCGCTCTGGTTCTCTGCAATCTGAAACCGCGAACAAGATGCAAGAGTGGTTCGAATCTGGCTTGCAACAATGGGATATCTCACGTGATGCGCCATACTTTGGCTTCGAGATCCCAGGCGAAAAAGACAAGTTCTTCTACGTATGGCTAGACGCACCTATCGGCTACATGGGTTCATTCAAAAACCTATGTAACAAACGCGACGATCTAGACTTCGACGAATACTGGAATAAAGACAGCAAAACTGAACTTTATCACTTCATCGGTAAAGACATCGTTTACTTCCACAGCCTATTCTGGCCTGCAATGCTAGAAGGTTCTGGTTTCCGCAAGCCTAACAACGTATTCGTACACGGTTATGTAACAGTGAACGGCGCGAAAATGTCTAAGTCTAAAGGTACATTCGTGAAAGCGAGCACTTACCTAGAGCATCTAGACCCAGAATGTCTACGTTACTACTACGCAGCGAAGCTAAACAGCCGCATCGATGACCTAGACCTTAACCTTGAAGACTTCACTCAGCGCGTAAACGCGGATGTTGTAAACAAGATCGTTAACCTAGCTTCTCGTAACGCGGGCTTCATCGCGAAACGTTTTGAAGGCAAACTGTCTGACAACTTTGCAGAGCCTGAGCTGTACAACGAATTCGTTGCAGCGGCTGACCGTATTGCTGAGCTTTACGAAACGCGTGAGTTTGGCCGTGCTATCCGTGAAATCACGGCACTAGCGGACAAAGCAAACCAATACGTTGACGAAAAAGCGCCTTGGGTTGTGGCGAAAGAAGAAGGCAAAGATCAGGAACTGCAAGAAATCTGTTCTGTAGGCATCAACCTGTTCCGCGTTCTGATGACTTACCTAAAACCAGTAATGCCAGCACTTGCTGCGCGTACTGAAGCGTTCCTAAACGAAGAACTGACTTGGGAAAATATTGCTGCGCCGCTAACCGGTCACGAGATCACTAAGTTCAAAGCGCTATTCAACCGCATTGATCCTAAGAACATCGAAGCGATGATCGAAGCATCAAAAGAAGACGCAGCCGCTGAAATGGCAGCGAAAGAAAAAGCGGAAGCAGAAAAGAACAAAGCTAGCCAAACTGAGCTAGACAAAGATCCAATCGCAGATGAGATTGAGTTTGATGCTTTTGCTGCAGTGGATATGCGTATCGCTCGCATCATCTCTTGTGAAGAAGTGCCAAAGGCCGACAAACTGCTTAAGTTCCAATTGGATATCGGTGGTGAAACTCGTCAGGTGTTCTCTGGTATTAAGTCAGCGTACAAACCTGAAGAGCTAGAAGGCAAGCTAACGGTTATGGTAGCAAACCTGAAACCTCGTAAGATGAAATTTGGTATGTCTGAAGGCATGATCCTAGCAGCAGGCCCTGGTGGCAGCGAGCTATGGATTCTTGAGCCACACGAAGGTGCTCAGCCAGGTATGCGCGTAATGTAA
- the apbC gene encoding iron-sulfur cluster carrier protein ApbC has translation MRQFTSKQDFCDWLNQFQHPCLTEEWASQPNVVSVETQGFAIAIPFAANSLVDELSNWIANEQQVGSTPAFEYDIQVKPKSLETHVAAEVKGVKNIIAVTSAKGGVGKSTTSVNLALAMAQSGAKVGLLDADIYGPSVPMMMGEMNASPKVRDNKWMQPIAAHGIFTQSIGYLVSKDEAAIWRGPMAAKALAQLLNETEWPELDYLIIDMPPGTGDIQLSLAQQVPVTGAVIVTTPQDLALADARKGTAMFDKVHVPVVGLVENMSYHICSHCGEKEHIFGEGGAQRMSQEYGLDLLAQIPLHISMREDIDNGKPTVVSRPESEHAQQYRQLAQSVCARMYWKGKEKPDSIMFTMVE, from the coding sequence ATGCGTCAGTTCACTTCAAAACAAGATTTTTGTGATTGGTTAAATCAGTTTCAACACCCATGTCTTACCGAAGAATGGGCGTCACAGCCGAATGTCGTTAGCGTTGAAACTCAAGGGTTTGCTATCGCCATTCCGTTTGCAGCAAATTCGTTGGTGGATGAGCTATCTAACTGGATTGCTAATGAGCAGCAAGTGGGCTCAACACCAGCGTTTGAATATGACATCCAGGTAAAGCCTAAATCACTGGAAACACACGTTGCGGCAGAAGTGAAAGGGGTGAAAAACATCATCGCCGTGACTTCTGCGAAAGGCGGGGTAGGGAAATCAACCACGTCTGTTAACTTGGCTCTAGCGATGGCTCAATCGGGAGCGAAAGTGGGTTTGCTGGATGCCGATATCTACGGCCCTTCTGTGCCTATGATGATGGGTGAAATGAACGCCAGTCCAAAGGTGCGTGATAATAAATGGATGCAGCCGATCGCGGCGCACGGCATTTTCACTCAGTCAATCGGTTACTTAGTGTCAAAAGACGAAGCCGCAATTTGGCGTGGTCCAATGGCTGCCAAAGCGCTGGCTCAATTGTTAAACGAGACGGAATGGCCAGAACTCGATTACTTGATCATTGATATGCCGCCGGGTACGGGTGACATCCAGTTATCACTCGCGCAGCAAGTGCCCGTTACGGGAGCCGTGATTGTCACCACACCACAAGATTTGGCTTTGGCTGATGCGCGTAAAGGTACGGCGATGTTTGACAAAGTACATGTGCCTGTCGTGGGCTTAGTCGAAAACATGAGCTACCACATTTGCAGTCATTGTGGCGAGAAAGAGCACATCTTCGGTGAGGGTGGTGCGCAGAGAATGTCGCAGGAATATGGGCTTGATCTGTTGGCACAAATTCCTCTGCATATCTCAATGCGTGAAGACATTGATAACGGCAAGCCAACCGTGGTTTCACGTCCTGAGTCAGAACACGCTCAGCAATATAGACAACTTGCTCAATCGGTCTGCGCGCGCATGTACTGGAAAGGTAAAGAAAAACCTGACTCGATCATGTTTACTATGGTTGAGTAA
- the udk gene encoding uridine kinase — MSDNNQCVIVGIAGASASGKSLIASTIYNELREKVGDHQIGVIKEDSYYNDQSHLSMEERVKTNYDHPSAMDHELLCEHLEKLTLGEAVEVPEYSYSEHTRTDVTTTLTPKKVIILEGILLLTDPRLRDLMHATVFMDTPLDICLLRRIKRDVEERGRTMESVLKQYQQTVRPMFMQFIEPSKQYADIIVPRGGKNRIAIDVLKAHIAKLLKA, encoded by the coding sequence ATGTCTGATAATAATCAATGTGTAATCGTCGGTATCGCTGGCGCGTCTGCTTCAGGAAAAAGTTTAATCGCTAGTACTATCTACAACGAACTACGCGAGAAAGTGGGCGATCATCAAATTGGTGTAATTAAGGAAGATTCCTACTATAACGATCAAAGCCACTTGAGCATGGAAGAGCGTGTAAAAACGAACTACGATCACCCGAGCGCGATGGACCATGAGCTGCTTTGTGAGCACTTAGAAAAGCTGACTTTAGGTGAAGCAGTTGAAGTGCCTGAGTACAGTTACTCTGAGCACACTCGTACTGATGTAACGACAACTCTTACGCCAAAAAAAGTGATCATCCTTGAAGGCATACTTCTACTTACCGATCCTCGCCTGCGCGACCTAATGCACGCAACGGTATTTATGGATACACCGCTAGACATCTGTTTACTGCGCAGAATTAAGCGTGACGTTGAAGAACGTGGCCGTACTATGGAATCGGTACTAAAACAATATCAACAAACTGTTCGCCCTATGTTTATGCAGTTTATTGAGCCTTCAAAGCAGTATGCGGACATTATCGTTCCTCGTGGCGGGAAAAACCGAATCGCGATTGATGTGTTGAAAGCGCATATTGCAAAGCTTTTGAAAGCTTAG